The Raphanus sativus cultivar WK10039 chromosome 6, ASM80110v3, whole genome shotgun sequence sequence agatgtAGATCAACTTTATTATCCCTGCaattttttatgtgtttggtcTTGTGGATGATAGCTAGAATTTGATAGAAGGGGGATTTTGATTTGCTTGGCAAAGTCTTGGGAAGTGATCTGACTATATGTTCAGAGCAGAAGAGTAATCTTACAAATGTATGTATTGGTTTCTTCAAGGATTTAATACAAattgtgtttggttttgatgtccATCCTAGTGTACCGCAAATGGTTTTAGACCGTCTGATCCGATGTAGCCATCCGAAGTCTAGATTATCATTGATCAATGATTGCTTATAACTTAAATTCTGGGAATAATGTGGACCTCGTACACCGACTATAAAACATAGTATACCTCAATAAATAAGGCCAGGCTGGACCAGACTAAAATACATGTGAGCTTCAGAGTATGACAAGGACAGGCCAACCTAGAGAGACTGACGTGGATACAAAACATAACAGAATGTAGAAGAATCCAGCTGGTGTGTTGTATTCTACTTTAAGTAAGAGAGATTTTGACCCTCAAACAAAAATTCTCATGAACTTTGAAGtaacaaaacacaaaagaacGTAAAACAGAAACTCAACATAGCACTAGAATGATTCTTTACTACATAAGACTGCCATAGCAGCAACTCAATAAGTCCCATATGGTTCCAAGAGCATCTCGGAGCCATCGCAACTTAAGAAGTCCCATATAGTTCCAAGAACATCTCGGAGCATTTCCAAAACACAACCCCTCTCAATTTTCTGCTCCTGCAGACccacaaaaataataaacttatAGAAGTCTTActtccaatatatttttaaaaagatgcaGAAACACAATGACTTTACCTGTAGCTTAGTGTTAATCTCTTTAAGTATAAGAGTCACCCCCTTCTCGATTTCCCCTGTTTCATACCTCTCATTCATTCTATCGGTCTCTCTGACCTTAAGCACAAGAGTCCTTGTTTTGTGGATAGTAACTCTAACGTGACaaacttcaaatattttgtaacaatCTTCGAATGAAGTTTTACCAAGCGACCACCTTAATCTACCTTTCACATTCGGATCAACAATTGCTGAACCAAGTAGTCCTTGGATACGTCATATAAATGGAACTTAAGCTAAGTACAAGAGAGGCATATCTATAATCCagatactatatatatatcaaaattaacTAACCGTGAGGGTGCTTATTGTCCTTTTGCCGGCGAGCATAAGCCTTACATCAAGATTCTTATCAATGCAAGAGATATCAATAGTCGAATGCCTTACAGGATGAAGCTCGGCCTGCGcaaaagaaaatatggtttaATGTTAGATGTTAGTAGaaaaaaagtgtgaaaattTGGCATGCAACAAATTATTATCAATGATGAGATCGTTGCGATGTATCATATGTCCTCAACAACAATATTtctattgttgtcaaaaaaaaaaaacaatatttctaTAGGACTTGCCTTGTACATACTGAGACGTTTATCTTCCTTCACGACACATTTACAATTGATGATTCCACTGGGACCAGTAATCTTCACGAtgtatttttccttttctccGTCTATACAGAACTCATGGCTTGGTATAGCCTTAGACTTGATGTTTTGTATGAAAGAGGTTGGTACATCTGTAGAGAATATCCTTCTCGAGTTCTTTAGGGAATAATCAACCACAGGACCAGCTTTGCTCCTAGTTTTATATGTTATAAGATGTTATAAAGCAAGTGAAAATGAGATCTTggctacaaaaacaaaacacaatatgactaaatttttagATTGCTTACCCATAAAAGATCATTTTTCCAAACCTGGCAACCAATCTTAGTTTGGCATTATCTGAAAGATGATGATCCTCCACACACTTATTAGCTTGGTCATATGCAAACATAAGGTCCTCAGCGACTTTCTCTGCTACTAAGAGCCACCTAGttctttcttctttgtctttgCTCTCTTCAGTCCTCATGCACactgaatatataaaaaaataaactcaaaaGGACTCACTACTATTGTTCACTGCAGCATCTAGATAATGTTCTGTGTTAAGACACAAACCTTTGTGAAAGTCTTTGTTCATCAATACCAAAGCCTTTACTCCATGTTCAGAAGAATCAGAGGATAAGGGCACAAGCTTGACATATGGAGGAACCTCGTCCATAATTCCATTTGAACCAATAAGAAACCATttggtaaaatatttttctGAGTACACAATTCCATTGCCTTTAGCACTGCTACTTTTGAGTTCATTGATGTTCTTTTCGAATTTTGTGAGAAGAGAATATGGAAAAGGGGAAGGTTTAACTGGATCCTTCAAGTTTCGCTTATGTGGAGGAATATAAGACATGCCTGATCCTGAAACTCAACaacaaaataagaagaaaaataaacgATTTCAAGAACAATGAAATAAGCTTAAGTATAAATAACATCTTAGGAAAACTACAGAAAACGACTGCAGAAGTTTTAGTGATTACAAAATATATCCAAAGAAGTATACACTAAATAGATTTTGAGATGAGGATAGAGAAGGTGTATCGTCTTCTGATCTTCCTGCAAGCAAATAACAGTGAACTCTAAGAGTCTCTTTGGACTTAGATCCTTTTTTATCTTCCAATTGACGCATCGTTTCTTTCAAAACGTAATTAAATTGTGTTTGGCATAAAGATCAGTATAGTtatgaaacaaatatattaacatagTTTTGTcaactatttttttcttgtttaacaGTAGTTAAACTGTAAAATGAATGCCTTTGGAGTGGCatgcaaatattcaaataataCCGTTTTTTGCAGTTGTGGTTAAAAATAGACTATCCGTAAGATTTGATGTTTTCGATTTGGTATGTTTATATGCTGAATGGGGTTGACCGGAACTGCCACACGTATGatattatgaatttatgattAGTGCGTTTATTGAAGTAGACGAGGTTGGTTGTGCTCAGGGTTTATTAGAGGAAGCATTTAGCAGGAACTTGTTTGTTAAGAGATCAAGAACAGAGGAAGTTATTTGCAGGTTGTGTGATAAAGGTTTGATGGATAAAGCAGTGGAACTTTTAGCTCACCTGGTTTAAGGGCTTTTTTATAGATGTAGACCAACTCTATTATACCTGCAATTTTTATGTATTTGGTCTTGTGGATGATAGATAGCTAGTATTTGATAGAGTTGATCAGACTATATTTTCTAAGCAGAAGAGAGATCTTACAAATGTATGTATTGGTTTTCAAAGATTTAGTACAAattgtgtttggttttgatgtccATCCTAGTGGGTGTACATTTGTCTTcttcaaaataatataactgTTTGACCGTAAATGGATTTAGACCGTCTCATCTGATTCAACCATTTCAAAGTCTAGATTATCATTAATCAATGAATGTTTAAGACTTAAATCATGAGAATCATGTGACTCTAGCACACCGAACTATAACACAATAAGGCCAGGCTGGAACAGACTATAATACATGTGAGCTTCAAAGTGGGACAAGGACAAGCCAACCTATAGCAGACTGACATTAATACAGAACACAAAAACTGTCAAAAGATCACAGCTTGTGTGTTGTGTTCTATTTCAATTAAGACACGTTTAGTCCTCAcaacccaaacaaaaaaaaaactcatgaaCTTCAAAGTACCAAAACACAACATAACGTAAAAGAGAAACTTAACATAGCACCGGCAAAAAACATATGGTTCTTTCTTTACTACATAAGACTGCCATCGCAACACATGAAGTCCCATATAGTTCCAAGAACACCTCGGAGCATTTCCAAAACACAACCCCTCTCTATGTTCTGTTCCTGCAGACccacaaaaataataaactaacaTAAGCCTTACTTccgatatatatatttttaaaaaaatatgcagAAGAACAATAATTTTACCTGTAGCTTAGTGTTCATCTCTTTAAGTACAAGAGTCACCCCTTTCGCGATTTCCCCTGTTTTATCCCTCTCACTGAATCCATCAGTCTCTAACCTTAAGCCCTAAAGTAAGCTTCTTGTAGATGGTAACTCTAACGTGACAAACTTCAAGTATTTTGTAACCATCGTCGAATGTTGTACCAAGCGGCCACCTTAATCTTCCTTTCACATTCAGATCAACAATTGCTGAACTAAGTAGTCCTTGAATGTTACTTAGCTCGTTCTCCTGTCCATCATAAAAAAACTGCACTTAATCTAAGTACAAGAGAGGCATGTGTATTATCAAAAATTAACTCACTGTGAGAgtgtttattttccttttaccAGTGAGCATAAGCCTCATATCAAGATTCTTATCAATGCAAGACACATCTATAGTCAAATGCCTTACAGGATTAAGCTCGGCCTGTGCAGCAAAAGGGTTTGTAAGATGTTAGTACGTAAGGTAAATATTCGGCATACAAGAAATTGTTATCAACGATGAGATGTATCATATGTTCTCAAAGACTTGCCTTGTACATACTGAGACGTCCATCTTCCTTCACGGTACATTTACAACTGATGATTCTATTCGGACCAGAAATCTTCACAATGTATTTTTCCTTTGCTCCTTCTATACAGAATCCATGGCTTGGTATAGCCTTAGAGTTGATGTTCTGTACGAAAGAGGTTGGTACATCTGTAGAGAATATCCTTCTCGAGTTCTTTAGGGAATAATCAACCACAGGACAAGCTTTGCGCCTAGTTTATTACATGATATTATAAAACAAggaaaattagattttgaaaacaaaatataacacCAATATTTTTAAAGGGCTTTTATCACAACTAACCTAAGAATtcaagtcaattgcaaaaccaacccctttttttttctcattactaTTCAtcaatgaatttttcaaaccaTCCTTATGTTTtcgaaatatttacaaaactgccattattttttttttttttttaaaatcgaaAATGAGTAAAAACCAATTACACCCTAAGCatcttttcttatttacaacaatgCCATCATCTTCAATTTTGCAACCACCATTGAACCACCATGTTTGAGCTCATAAGAGCACCATTAACCCAAGCCTCCTAAATGGAGTGcttaatcaatttttaataataaaaatgtgttaAGCACTTAATctaaaaaacttataaattgtTGTTCTCCAATGGAGATTGCTTATTTTAGGGtgcttaaagaaaaaaaacattgtttttttagatatgatgatgatgagcctACGATGGTGATGAGCATATTTGCCATGATAATAACTTGTTCATCTTCAACCTCTAATGCACGAACACTCGCACAGTTCCTCAGAATAGTCCTGAGACAAGTACAAGTATCACCATCCAAAGGAGTGTCCACTGAAACATAGTGCTACTACCCATATACAGTCACTCCTCTGTAACCCGCTCTCTTTCTCAACCAAAACTATCCTCTTTTTCAGTCTTGACACTCGCATCACCGAGTCCATTCCTTGTATTTCTGAAACCACCACACCAAATGACTCATCTGTAACTGTGTTGAGACGTGTGCTGAATATCCCCATTAGCGCATATTCCGTAGACTGAGTTGATGACATGGTCTCATCCCCGCAGGAGTCGTTGGCATCTTGAGATAAAGCATGCATAAAAACGAGTTCAGTTCTTGTCCATTAAGAAAAACACTGATTATAAGCACCCCAAGAAGCCTCATCCACTCGTTTAATGTCCGTGACTACAAATCACAGAATAGAACATTAACAACATCAATCAATACTTGAAAGCACCAGAGACATCATAGGTTCCTATCAATGGCATTCTCTCTCACAACACTAGGCTAGCCAGAATTCTATTACACTAGGCTAAAGTATCAGAGACATCATAGGTATCTTCCATACTACCATCTTCCATACAATCACAGTAGCAAGTATTCACTCAAACATGATCCAAAGCAACCAAATTTACAGAACAATCAGTAACAATATAATCAAAGTGTTCCCACAGAGAGAAAGTTAGGCCTTTAGGATAAGTGAAGacagttttgtaaaaaaaagggGTTTGTATATAAACTTACTCAGACAAAGGTCGCTTGTTGATAGCACAAGGATAAACCGGAGCTCCGATGATGTTCTTGTTTATGTTACTGATTGCTCTTCGTGTCTGCCCATTCGCCGGATTCACTTTTCATCCACGTAAACCACCTTCAATAACAACAAGTCGCTTAAGTCAATCAAAAatagaaccaaaccaaaagatTAGTGTTTCGATTAAAGAATCTGATCATGCagacaaataaaaatttggGTCTTTGATGCGATTAAAGAATCTGATCAAAGACTTGAACAAGAATCATAAAACCCAGAAGAAATCAACGTGGAGATGAGAAGGAGGAAACCGAGACCGAACTTTCTTCTTCCCCTTAAACGCCTCTCAGGCTCATCCTCTCCCACTGGCCGATACCttcttcgtcgtcttcttctctttatCCGTTGGATCGTGGAGGAGAACCAAGGTAGAGTGATGAAGCGTGAAGGAAATCAACAGAGGGTGAGGTGATGAATCGTCAAATTGATCtgtggagagagagaaaggaaagaACCCCAGACTCTGTCTAATTGTAACACGTGTCCCCAAGCACCGTTTGCTTCTGTTGCTTAATTAAGCTCCGAAGCTTACGATAattgtaatttttctttttttttaattacaaaaaaaccTAAGCACCCACTTAAGCTCTGGCGTTGATGATGCTCTAAAAGCTCAATAACTCAATTTTAACCACTTTTTCTCTTCTCTAACtcaacaaattttttatttcctctacatttctatctaaaaaactctcacaactttcattttcatctcACAAATTTCACATTTTCGAGTTTCTTCATTAGTAAATCGTCAAAGATGCTTCCTTTTGCTCAGTTTATGAGTTTGGACGGTTGAAAGGGTCGGAATCGAGGTTCACACCGGAAAAAGGTAACTGTTTACATGGTTTTCACCACTTTTTCAGTCTGTGTCGCGATGGTAGACTGCTTTATATGTCTACACCAATGTGTAGACGTACGATTCCGTCTATTTGTCAACGAACAAGTCAGTTTCGCAATTGacctttttaactttttttttggaacacagACTTCCCCAGCAGTCTACATCCTTACCTTtgactacaaaaacaaaaatctacgtAGACCTACCAAGACGGCTACGTAAAAGAGGTTGGTTTTACATTTGACCGAACTTTTGACTTTCTTAAGTAGACTTCAACGGAAGTCTACGAAATGTAGTCTGCCAATGAAGTCTACTTAAGgtcagttttgcatttgaccaaaacaCTGACTTCGTTGaataggttagttttgtatttgactaaaatgtttttaaataaaataaatattttttaaattgtagacTTCCAATGCAGTCTAcgcatttttcacaaaaaaatatagactgttcttgaagtctacatatttattttggtcaaatacAAAACCAACCCATGGGTTTTGAAGTTAGACCTTATGCGAAGTCTACAAATCTGTAGACTACATTTGAAATCTACATTCGAAAGTCAAACAATTGTCAATTGCAAAACCAACCTATGGGTTTTGAAGTTAGACCTTATGCGAAGTCTACGAAACATGTAGactacatatgaaatctacCTTCGAAAGTCAAAACTTGGGTGAATTCTGgtcaataataaaaactaaccttttcaaTGTGATAGACTAAAACGGAAGTCTAAATGTATAAAGTCAAAACTTGGATGAATTTCtggtcaaataaaaaaagtaacccgttaaaattttcaattgcaaaaactaacccaaaaagtAGACTGACACGGACGTCTACATTGTCGTAGACTGACACGAACGTCTACACTATCGTAGACTGATTGAAAAGTCTACgtaggaaaaaaaatcaaaactgaatttatgtattattcataaagtttattctagatttttttgtttgaaagtgtGTGTTAGTTAATCCTAATAGGTTTGAgtgattttgaaaagaaaaactgttgtagttatgaaattataatactTTTGGTTTGAGTACATAGTTTGCTAATAAGTGTAGACGTCTTTGTAAGTCtacatctataaaaaaaaattaacataaaatggttcagttatttattttatataaagaatgagTGGTAAATAAATACCAAGAATGGTTTAGAGGTACTTATGGAGGAGACACCAAAGGGTTAGTATTAAtatataccaaaaatattttcatttttgcaTCACCAACAGTTTTTGTCCTATATTTAGAAGACTCTTgttatgtttttgaaaatttttgcTTAACATTTGGAAACTGAACATTATCAAGAATAGAAATCTCCCCTTAACTAAAACCAGGTACCACTAAAATAAGCACATCGAAACAACTTTATCATTAAACCATTCAAGATCATCACATTGACAAACAACATTTATATGAAGAGATATTACAATGATTATATATGTTCTAAAGAAAATATCAAGAAACCACTTATTGCTATAAAGATAAGAAATTAAGAAGACACAAGAAGTTGTATACAGAAACACATGAAATAACATATTCGTATACAGAAACacatagagaaaaaaaaatctgaaagttgtatatgaaatataattcaaacgacaaacaacaaaaacataaaaaaaaaacagaaggagACGAGAAGAAGAAACATGCTT is a genomic window containing:
- the LOC108808780 gene encoding uncharacterized protein LOC108808780 isoform X1, producing MSYIPPHKRNLKDPVKPSPFPYSLLTKFEKNINELKSSSAKGNGIVYSEKYFTKWFLIGSNGIMDEVPPYVKLVPLSSDSSEHGVKALVLMNKDFHKVCMRTEESKDKEERTRWLLVAEKVAEDLMFAYDQANKCVEDHHLSDNAKLRLVARFGKMIFYGSKAGPVVDYSLKNSRRIFSTDVPTSFIQNIKSKAIPSHEFCIDGEKEKYIVKITGPSGIINCKCVVKEDKRLSMYKAELHPVRHSTIDISCIDKNLDVRLMLAGKRTISTLTDYLVQQLLIRM
- the LOC108808780 gene encoding uncharacterized protein LOC108808780 isoform X2, with the protein product MSYIPPHKRNLKDPVKPSPFPYSLLTKFEKNINELKSSSAKGNGIVYSEKYFTKWFLIGSNGIMDEVPPYVKLVPLSSDSSEHGVKALVLMNKDFHKVCMRTEESKDKEERTRWLLVAEKVAEDLMFAYDQANKCVEDHHLSDNAKLRLVARFGKMIFYGSKAGPVVDYSLKNSRRIFSTDVPTSFIQNIKSKAIPSHEFCIDGEKEKYIVKITGPSGIINCKCVVKEDKRLSMYKAELHPVRHSTIDISCIDKNLDVRLMLAGKRTISTLTQLLIRM
- the LOC108808780 gene encoding uncharacterized protein LOC108808780 isoform X3, which translates into the protein MSYIPPHKRNLKDPVKPSPFPYSLLTKFEKNINELKSSSAKGNGIVYSEKYFTKWFLIGSNGIMDEVPPYVKLVPLSSDSSEHGVKALVLMNKDFHKVCMRTEESKDKEERTRWLLVAEKVAEDLMFAYDQANKCVEDHHLSDNAKLRLVARFGKMIFYGSKAGPVVDYSLKNSRRIFSTDVPTSFIQNIKSKAIPSHEFCIDGEKEKYIVKITGPSGIINCKCVVKEDKRLSMYKAELHPVRHSTIDISCIDKNLDVRLMLAGKRTISTLTVS